The proteins below are encoded in one region of Apium graveolens cultivar Ventura chromosome 4, ASM990537v1, whole genome shotgun sequence:
- the LOC141719631 gene encoding uncharacterized protein LOC141719631 has protein sequence MLHPPHSEESLEEFPHPWWILHVDGAVNHGGAGAGIVLVSPEGHHLMSAIHFKFYATNNDAEYEELINVLKIALEMGVRNLIARSNSELVVNQVNGGFQARGPRTELYLRCTQRLIGMFKEVRLE, from the coding sequence ATGCTACATCCGCCTCATTCTGAGGAGTCTTTGGAAGAGTTTCCGCAtccttggtggatcttgcatgtggatggggcGGTTAACCATGGAGGAGCGGGTGCGGGTATAGTACTTGTATCTCCGGAAGGCCACCATCTGATGAGCGccattcattttaagttttatgCAACCAATAACGATGCGGAGTATGAGGAGCTGATTAATGTCCTGAAAATCGCTTTGGAAATGGGGGTGCGGAACTTAATTGCAAGAAGTAACTCAGAGTTGGTAGTGAATCAGGTGAACGGGGGATTTCAAGCGCGAGGCCCACGAacagaattatacttgagatgtACACAGCGCCTGATTGGAATGTTCAAAGAAGTTAGATTGGAATGA